From a single Mangifera indica cultivar Alphonso chromosome 19, CATAS_Mindica_2.1, whole genome shotgun sequence genomic region:
- the LOC123202727 gene encoding phospho-2-dehydro-3-deoxyheptonate aldolase 1, chloroplastic-like — protein MALVGTTSVTSTKPSFIQPHTRPFTAKTRSNVLPISAVHAADSAKPSVKSSTTPATQPITKTHNAGTGKWTVDSWKSKKALQLPEYPNKEELEYVLKTLDAFPPIVFAGEARSLEERLGEAAVGKAFLLQGGDCAESFKEFHANNIRDTFRILLQMGAVLMFGGQMPVIKVGRMAGQFAKPRSEPFEEKNGVKLPSYRGDNVNGDTFDEKSRIPDPQRMIRAYCQSAATLNLLRAFATGGYAAMQRVTQWNLDFTEHSEQGDRYRELAHRVDEALGFMSAAGLTVDHPIMTTTEFWTSHECLLLPYEQSLTRLDSTSGLFYDCSAHFLWAGERTRQLDGAHVEFLRGVANPLGIKVSDKMDPNELVKLIEILNPQNKPGRITIITRMGAENMRVKLPHLIRAVRRAGQIVTWVSDPMHGNTIKAPCGLKTRPFDAIRAEVRAFFDVHEQEGSHPGGVHLEMTGQNVTECIGGSRTVTFDDLSSRYHTHCDPRLNASQSLELAFIIAERLRKRRISSQQPLVSSPSSSSVL, from the exons ATGGCTCTCGTTGGCACCACCTCCGTTACTTCCACCAAGCCTTCCTTCATTCAGCCTCACACTCGGCCCTTCACGGCCAAGACCAGGTCCAATGTCCTCCCCATCTCCGCCGTCCACGCCGCTGATTCCGCTAAGCCATCTGTGAAGAGCTCGACAACACCGGCGACTCAGCCTATCACTAAGACCCACAATGCGGGTACTGGAAAATGGACGGTTGACAGCTGGAAATCGAAGAAGGCTTTGCAGTTGCCGGAATACCCGAACAAGGAAGAGCTGGAGTATGTCCTGAAAACTCTGGACGCATTCCCTCCGATTGTGTTCGCCGGTGAGGCCAGGAGTTTGGAGGAGCGCCTTGGTGAAGCCGCTGTGGGTAAAGCGTTTTTGCTTCAAGGAGGAGACTGCGCTGAGAGCTTCAAAGAGTTTCATGCTAATAATATTCGTGACACTTTCAGAATCCTTCTCCAGATGGGTGCTGTGTTGATGTTCGGCGGTCAAATGCCTGTTATCAAG GTGGGGAGAATGGCGGGGCAATTTGCGAAGCCGAGATCGGAGCCATTTGAGGAGAAGAATGGCGTGAAGCTGCCGAGTTACAGAGGGGATAATGTGAATGGAGACACTTTTGATGAGAAATCTAGGATTCCAGATCCACAGAGGATGATCAGAGCTTATTGTCAATCTGCTGCTACCTTGAATCTTCTCAGGGCTTTTGCTACTGGTGGTTATGCCGCTATGCAGAGGGTTACACAGTGGAATTTGGATTTCACCGAACACAGCGAGCAAGGAGATAG GTACCGTGAACTTGCGCACCGGGTTGATGAGGCCCTTGGATTTATGTCTGCTGCTGGACTCACAGTTGACCATCCTATCATGACAACTACTGAGTTCTGGACATCCCACGAGTGCTTGCTCTTGCCATATGAGCAGTCACTTACTAGGCTTGATTCAACTTCCGGCCTTTTCTATGATTGCTCTGCACATTTTCTTTGGGCTGGAGAACGAACCAGGCAGCTGGATGGTGCTCATGTTGAGTTTCTGAGAGGTGTTGCAAATCCTCTAGGCATTAAG GTCAGTGATAAGATGGATCCAAATGAGCTAGTTAAGCTCATTGAGATTTTGAATCCTCAGAATAAACCTGGAAGGATAACAATAATCACAAGAATGGGTGCTGAGAACATGAGAGTGAAGCTTCCCCATCTGATCAGGGCAGTCCGCCGGGCAGGCCAAATTGTTACATGGGTTAGTGATCCCATGCATGGTAACACCATAAAGGCTCCCTGTGGCCTCAAAACTCGTCCCTTCGATGCTATCAGG GCTGAAGTGAGAGCATTCTTTGATGTGCATGAGCAAGAAGGAAGCCACCCAGGAGGTGTGCACTTGGAGATGACAGGTCAGAATGTAACAGAGTGCATTGGTGGGTCAAGAACAGTGACGTTTGATGACTTGAGTTCACGCTACCACACTCATTGTGATCCTAGACTCAATGCTTCACAATCACTTGAGCTTGCATTTATCATTGCTGAACGCCTTAGAAAGAGAAGGATCAGTTCACAGCAGCCTCTTGTCTCCTCCCCCTCTTCTTCCTCAGTGCTGTAG
- the LOC123202728 gene encoding F-box protein At1g78280 isoform X1: MENSGDNNGSGVAIKDRRPEALGDLKVLPDELICYILENLTPRDVGRLACVSSVMYIFCNEEPLWMSLCVRKASGLLQYKGSWKKTTLQLEDPPIEYASRRPLHFDGFYSPFLYRRFYRCNTSLDAFSFDNQVLKARKVCTLEEFKHACNETDVVLLSGLADTWPARTTWTVDQLSMKYGDTTFKISQKGVKNISMKFNDYVSYMKVQRDEDPLYIFDAKFGEAAPGLLKDYSVPHLFQEDLFAVLDRDQRPSYQWFIVGPERSGASWHVDPALTSAWNTLLSGRKRWALYPPGRVPLGVTVHVNDEDGDVNIESPSSLQWWLDFYPLLADDDKPIECTQHPGETIFVPSGWWHCVLNLETTIAVTQNFVDSNNFEFVCLDMAPGYRHKGICRAGLLALDEGSHDDKSLSYPDMTRKEKRVRINSSRESQNCEEAINDVSKSYNLWKQGFSYDISFLEKFLDEERDHYNFPWSSGNCIGQREMREWLYKLWIGKPEMRELVWKGACLAVNAGKWLERLEEIRNFHDLPPLKPEERLPVGTGSNPVYLMADCAVKIFVEDGLESSLYGLGTELEFYSLLSKANSRLKSHIPEILASGILYLENGLYKVVSWGGKGVPDVIGKCNLISQNPREDSFPFGIWSKKQFEFKRVGKSVCKNTSDGCKGIWPYVITKRCKGKIFAQLRDTLSWEDMLNLASFLGEQLRNLHLLPYPPFDDLTLSSFKQKMELKNGRMENFLSESNIPVEWEVFIRTLNEKKKDVASRLTNWGDPIPGTLIEKVDEYIPDDFAKFLDVYKDENGQNKVCKPCSWIHSDIMDDNVHMVQCSASSYSSGNAADSGPRDTGSMNGFDGSGEEKSWRPTHILDFSDLSIGDPIYDLIPIHLDVFRGDSRLLKQLLEGYKLPLLRRKLQPLSGDDKFARLSYHTMCYCILHEENVLGAIFGMWKGLRMAKSWEEVELKVWGELNNYNGFL; the protein is encoded by the exons ATGGAGAATTCTGGTGATAATAATGGTAGTGGAGTCGCAATAAAAGATCGCAGACCTGAAGCTCTCGGCGACCTTAAAGTCCTCCCCGATGAACTCATTTGCTATATCTTGGAAAACCTCACTCCTCGTGATGTTGGTCGTCTCGCTTGCGTTAGCAG CGTGATGTATATATTTTGCAATGAAGAACCCCTGTGGATGAGTTTATGCGTGAGGAAAGCGAGTGGCCTACTTCAGTACAAAGGCTCTTGGAAGAAGACCACTTTGCAATT AGAGGACCCACCTATTGAATACGCATCCAGAAGGCCGTTGCATTTTGATG GATTCTATTCTCCATTCTTGTACAGAAGATTTTATAGGTGCAATACATCATTGGATGCCTTCTCTTTTGATAACCAGGTTCTGAAAGCAAGGAAAGTCTGCACTTTGGAAGAGTTTAAACATGCATGCAATGAGACCGATGTG GTTTTGCTTAGTGGATTGGCTGATACTTGGCCAGCGAGGACTACATGGACAGTTGATCAGCTATCGATGAAATATGGAGACACAACTTTTAAGATTTCTCAAAAGGGTGTAAAAAATATCTCAATGAAATTCAATGATTATGTCTCATACATGAAGGTTCAGCGTGATGAAGATCCCCTATATATTTTTGATGCTAAG TTTGGGGAAGCTGCACCAGGATTGTTGAAGGATTACAGCGTGCCTCATCTATTTCAAGAGGACTTATTTGCTGTTTTAGATAGAGATCAGCGGCCATCGTATCAATGGTTTATTGTTGGTCCAGAGAGGTCTGGTGCCTCATGGCATGTTGACCCAGCACTTACAAGTGCATGGAATACTCTTTTATCTGGCCGTAAAAG GTGGGCATTATATCCTCCTGGACGAGTGCCTCTAGGTGTTACAGTTCATGTAAATGATGAAGATGGTGATGTCAATATTGAGAGCCCATCATCTCTGCAG tGGTGGCTAGATTTCTATCCACTTCTTGCTGATGATGACAAGCCAATTGAGTGTACCCAACACCCTGGTGAGACAATTTTTGTTCCAAGTGGATGGTGGCATTGTGTCCTGAATTTGGAAACAACTATTGCTGTAAcccaaaattttgttgattcCAACAACTTTGAATTTGTTTGTCTGGATATGGCTCCTGGTTATCGTCATAAAGGCATTTGCCGTGCTGGATTGCTTGCTCTTGATGAAGGCAGTCATGATGACAAATCACTGAGTTACCCAGACATGACCAGGAAAGAGAAGAGGGTCAGAATTAACAGCTCTAGGGAGAGTCAAAATTGTGAAGAAGCTATTAATGATGTTTCAAAAAGCTATAATTTGTGGAAACAAGGATTTTCTTACGATATAAGTTTCTTGGAGAAGTTTTTAGATGAAGAGAGAGACCACTATAATTTTCCGTGGAGCTCAGGCAACTGCATAGGACAACGAGAAATGAGAGAATGGTTATATAAACTTTGGATCGGTAAACCAGAAATGAGAGAGCTAGTATGGAAG GGAGCCTGTCTTGCTGTAAATGCAGGAAAATGGTTGGAGCGCCTTGAAGAAATTCGCAATTTCCATGATCTTCCTCCTCTCAAACCTGAAGAGAGGCTTCCTGTTGGCACTGGAAGTAATCCT GTTTATTTGATGGCTGACTGTGCAGTCAAGATTTTTGTTGAAGATGGCTTGGAATCTTCACTCTATGGTTTGGGCACTgag CTTGAATTTTATAGTTTACTGTCTAAAGCCAACTCCCGcttgaaaagtcacattccaGAGATATTGGCGAGCGGAATTCTTTATCTTGAGAATGGTTTGTACAAAGTTGTGTCTTGGGGTGGCAAAGGGGTGCCTGATGTGATTGGTAAGTGCAATCTTATCTCACAGAACCCCAGGGAAGACAGTTTCCCTTTTGGCATATGGAGCAAGaaacaatttgaatttaaaagagtGGGAAAATCAGTCTGCAAAAACACTTCAGATGGATGCAAGGGAATATGGCCATATGTAATAACAAAACGATGCAAAGGGAAGATTTTTGCTCAGTT AAGAGATACATTGTCATGGGAAGATATGCTAAACTTAGCTTCCTTTTTGGGAGAGCAGCTGCGCAACCTGCATCTCTTGCCTTATCCTCCTTTTGATGACTTAACCTTATCAAGTTTTAAACAGAAAATGGAACTGAAAAATGGTCGTATGGAGAATTTTCTCAGTGAATCAAATATTCCAGTGGAATGGGAAGTTTTCATCAGAACTCTTAATGAGAAGAAGAAGGATGTTGCTAGCCGCCTGACTAACTG GGGAGATCCAATTCCTGGAACACTGATAGAGAAAGTTGATGAATACATACCTGATGATTTTGCCAAATTTCTTGATGTGTACAAG GATGAAAATGGCCAGAATAAAGTTTGCAAACCTTGCTCCTGGATACACTCAGATATCATGGACGACAATGTTCACATGGTGCAATGCTCTGCTAGCTCATACTCGAGTGGAAATGCTGCAGATTCTGGCCCAAGGGACACTGGGTCCATGAATGGCTTTGATGGCAGTGGAGAAGAAAAGTCATGGCGTCCAACCCACATTCTTGATTTTAGTGATCTTTCTATAG GTGATCCTATTTATGACTTGATACCTATACATTTAGATGTCTTTAGAGGCGATTCTAGGCTCTTAAAGCAATTGTTAGAGGGCTATAAACTTCCTTTATTGAGAAGAAAGCTGCAGCCTTTATCCGGTGATGACAAGTTTGCACGACTTTCATACCACACCAT GTGCTACTGTATTTTGCACGAAGAAAATGTCTTGGGAGCTATTTTTGGTATGTGGAAAGGACTAAGGATGGCCAAATCATGGGAAGAAGTTGAGTTGAAAGTGTGGGGAGAACTAAATAATTACAATGGCTTCCTCTGA
- the LOC123202728 gene encoding F-box protein At1g78280 isoform X2 translates to MENSGDNNGSGVAIKDRRPEALGDLKVLPDELICYILENLTPRDVGRLACVSSVMYIFCNEEPLWMSLCVRKASGLLQYKGSWKKTTLQLEDPPIEYASRRPLHFDGFYSPFLYRRFYRCNTSLDAFSFDNQVLKARKVCTLEEFKHACNETDVVLLSGLADTWPARTTWTVDQLSMKYGDTTFKISQKGVKNISMKFNDYVSYMKFGEAAPGLLKDYSVPHLFQEDLFAVLDRDQRPSYQWFIVGPERSGASWHVDPALTSAWNTLLSGRKRWALYPPGRVPLGVTVHVNDEDGDVNIESPSSLQWWLDFYPLLADDDKPIECTQHPGETIFVPSGWWHCVLNLETTIAVTQNFVDSNNFEFVCLDMAPGYRHKGICRAGLLALDEGSHDDKSLSYPDMTRKEKRVRINSSRESQNCEEAINDVSKSYNLWKQGFSYDISFLEKFLDEERDHYNFPWSSGNCIGQREMREWLYKLWIGKPEMRELVWKGACLAVNAGKWLERLEEIRNFHDLPPLKPEERLPVGTGSNPVYLMADCAVKIFVEDGLESSLYGLGTELEFYSLLSKANSRLKSHIPEILASGILYLENGLYKVVSWGGKGVPDVIGKCNLISQNPREDSFPFGIWSKKQFEFKRVGKSVCKNTSDGCKGIWPYVITKRCKGKIFAQLRDTLSWEDMLNLASFLGEQLRNLHLLPYPPFDDLTLSSFKQKMELKNGRMENFLSESNIPVEWEVFIRTLNEKKKDVASRLTNWGDPIPGTLIEKVDEYIPDDFAKFLDVYKDENGQNKVCKPCSWIHSDIMDDNVHMVQCSASSYSSGNAADSGPRDTGSMNGFDGSGEEKSWRPTHILDFSDLSIGDPIYDLIPIHLDVFRGDSRLLKQLLEGYKLPLLRRKLQPLSGDDKFARLSYHTMCYCILHEENVLGAIFGMWKGLRMAKSWEEVELKVWGELNNYNGFL, encoded by the exons ATGGAGAATTCTGGTGATAATAATGGTAGTGGAGTCGCAATAAAAGATCGCAGACCTGAAGCTCTCGGCGACCTTAAAGTCCTCCCCGATGAACTCATTTGCTATATCTTGGAAAACCTCACTCCTCGTGATGTTGGTCGTCTCGCTTGCGTTAGCAG CGTGATGTATATATTTTGCAATGAAGAACCCCTGTGGATGAGTTTATGCGTGAGGAAAGCGAGTGGCCTACTTCAGTACAAAGGCTCTTGGAAGAAGACCACTTTGCAATT AGAGGACCCACCTATTGAATACGCATCCAGAAGGCCGTTGCATTTTGATG GATTCTATTCTCCATTCTTGTACAGAAGATTTTATAGGTGCAATACATCATTGGATGCCTTCTCTTTTGATAACCAGGTTCTGAAAGCAAGGAAAGTCTGCACTTTGGAAGAGTTTAAACATGCATGCAATGAGACCGATGTG GTTTTGCTTAGTGGATTGGCTGATACTTGGCCAGCGAGGACTACATGGACAGTTGATCAGCTATCGATGAAATATGGAGACACAACTTTTAAGATTTCTCAAAAGGGTGTAAAAAATATCTCAATGAAATTCAATGATTATGTCTCATACATGAAG TTTGGGGAAGCTGCACCAGGATTGTTGAAGGATTACAGCGTGCCTCATCTATTTCAAGAGGACTTATTTGCTGTTTTAGATAGAGATCAGCGGCCATCGTATCAATGGTTTATTGTTGGTCCAGAGAGGTCTGGTGCCTCATGGCATGTTGACCCAGCACTTACAAGTGCATGGAATACTCTTTTATCTGGCCGTAAAAG GTGGGCATTATATCCTCCTGGACGAGTGCCTCTAGGTGTTACAGTTCATGTAAATGATGAAGATGGTGATGTCAATATTGAGAGCCCATCATCTCTGCAG tGGTGGCTAGATTTCTATCCACTTCTTGCTGATGATGACAAGCCAATTGAGTGTACCCAACACCCTGGTGAGACAATTTTTGTTCCAAGTGGATGGTGGCATTGTGTCCTGAATTTGGAAACAACTATTGCTGTAAcccaaaattttgttgattcCAACAACTTTGAATTTGTTTGTCTGGATATGGCTCCTGGTTATCGTCATAAAGGCATTTGCCGTGCTGGATTGCTTGCTCTTGATGAAGGCAGTCATGATGACAAATCACTGAGTTACCCAGACATGACCAGGAAAGAGAAGAGGGTCAGAATTAACAGCTCTAGGGAGAGTCAAAATTGTGAAGAAGCTATTAATGATGTTTCAAAAAGCTATAATTTGTGGAAACAAGGATTTTCTTACGATATAAGTTTCTTGGAGAAGTTTTTAGATGAAGAGAGAGACCACTATAATTTTCCGTGGAGCTCAGGCAACTGCATAGGACAACGAGAAATGAGAGAATGGTTATATAAACTTTGGATCGGTAAACCAGAAATGAGAGAGCTAGTATGGAAG GGAGCCTGTCTTGCTGTAAATGCAGGAAAATGGTTGGAGCGCCTTGAAGAAATTCGCAATTTCCATGATCTTCCTCCTCTCAAACCTGAAGAGAGGCTTCCTGTTGGCACTGGAAGTAATCCT GTTTATTTGATGGCTGACTGTGCAGTCAAGATTTTTGTTGAAGATGGCTTGGAATCTTCACTCTATGGTTTGGGCACTgag CTTGAATTTTATAGTTTACTGTCTAAAGCCAACTCCCGcttgaaaagtcacattccaGAGATATTGGCGAGCGGAATTCTTTATCTTGAGAATGGTTTGTACAAAGTTGTGTCTTGGGGTGGCAAAGGGGTGCCTGATGTGATTGGTAAGTGCAATCTTATCTCACAGAACCCCAGGGAAGACAGTTTCCCTTTTGGCATATGGAGCAAGaaacaatttgaatttaaaagagtGGGAAAATCAGTCTGCAAAAACACTTCAGATGGATGCAAGGGAATATGGCCATATGTAATAACAAAACGATGCAAAGGGAAGATTTTTGCTCAGTT AAGAGATACATTGTCATGGGAAGATATGCTAAACTTAGCTTCCTTTTTGGGAGAGCAGCTGCGCAACCTGCATCTCTTGCCTTATCCTCCTTTTGATGACTTAACCTTATCAAGTTTTAAACAGAAAATGGAACTGAAAAATGGTCGTATGGAGAATTTTCTCAGTGAATCAAATATTCCAGTGGAATGGGAAGTTTTCATCAGAACTCTTAATGAGAAGAAGAAGGATGTTGCTAGCCGCCTGACTAACTG GGGAGATCCAATTCCTGGAACACTGATAGAGAAAGTTGATGAATACATACCTGATGATTTTGCCAAATTTCTTGATGTGTACAAG GATGAAAATGGCCAGAATAAAGTTTGCAAACCTTGCTCCTGGATACACTCAGATATCATGGACGACAATGTTCACATGGTGCAATGCTCTGCTAGCTCATACTCGAGTGGAAATGCTGCAGATTCTGGCCCAAGGGACACTGGGTCCATGAATGGCTTTGATGGCAGTGGAGAAGAAAAGTCATGGCGTCCAACCCACATTCTTGATTTTAGTGATCTTTCTATAG GTGATCCTATTTATGACTTGATACCTATACATTTAGATGTCTTTAGAGGCGATTCTAGGCTCTTAAAGCAATTGTTAGAGGGCTATAAACTTCCTTTATTGAGAAGAAAGCTGCAGCCTTTATCCGGTGATGACAAGTTTGCACGACTTTCATACCACACCAT GTGCTACTGTATTTTGCACGAAGAAAATGTCTTGGGAGCTATTTTTGGTATGTGGAAAGGACTAAGGATGGCCAAATCATGGGAAGAAGTTGAGTTGAAAGTGTGGGGAGAACTAAATAATTACAATGGCTTCCTCTGA
- the LOC123203662 gene encoding plant cysteine oxidase 1-like: protein MKRTKIQKLYDACKTVFSQKEPPSFQQIQRLKSIQDIIEAVDVGIDEFSLHGPSINGLICGQTVSEITYIHIHECDSFSIGVFCFPAGGTFPLHDHPGMTVLSKLLYGSLYIKAYDWVKVKKSSCRINGVAGRVVDGILNAPCDPSVLFPRSGGNIHSFTALTPCAILDVLSPPYSGERPSTYFSDLPIPSLPGYAILEEKDLPQDLVVAGAPYLGPPVDVGDEEAIMLT from the exons ATGAAGAGAACCAAAATACAAAAGCTTTACGATGCTTGTAAAACTGTCTTTTCTCAAAAGGAGCCTCCAAGTTTCCAACAAATCCAACGGCTGAAGAGCATCCAAG ATATAATCGAAGCTGTTGATGTTGGCATAGATGAATTTAGCTTGCATGGACCAAGCATCAACGGACTGATCTGTGGGCAAACAGTCTCTGAAATTACCTACATTCACATTCACGAATGTGACAGTTTCTCT ATAGGCGTATTTTGCTTCCCAGCAGGAGGAACTTTTCCCCTTCATGATCACCCGGGCATGACGGTTCTGAGCAAATTATTGTACGGATCCCTTTACATCAAAGCCTACGATTGGGTGAAGGTGAAGAAATCAAGCTGCCGAATAA ATGGAGTAGCAGGCAGGGTGGTGGATGGAATATTGAATGCACCTTGTGACCCATCTGTGCTGTTTCCAAGAAGCGGTGGAAACATTCATTCTTTTACTGCGTTGACGCCCTGTGCAATACTGGATGTATTATCTCCACCATATTCAGGCGAAAGGCCTTCCACTTACTTTTCTGACCTTCCTATTCCCTCTCTCCCTG GTTATGCAATACTTGAGGAAAAAGATCTGCCCCAAGACCTGGTTGTTGCCGGAGCACCGTACCTTGGCCCTCCAGTCGATGTTGGAGATGAGGAGGCCATCATGTTGacgtga
- the LOC123203640 gene encoding 14-3-3-like protein: MSVTPSSREENVYMAKLAEQAERYEEMVEFMEKVSASADKSEELTVEERNLLSVAYKNVIGARRASWRIILSIEQKEESRGNEDHVSTIRDYRSKIESELSSICDGILKLLDSRLIPLASTGDSKVFYLKMKGDYHRYLAEFKTGAERKEAAESTLTAYKSAQDIANTELAPTHPIRLGLALNFSVFYYEILNSPDRACNLAKQAFDEAIAELDTLGEESYKDSTLIMQLLRDNLTLWTSDMQDDGADEIKEAPKPETEQQ; this comes from the exons ATGTCTGTCACTCCGTCGTCTCGTGAGGAGAACGTTTACATGGCCAAGCTTGCTGAGCAAGCTGAGCGTTACGAGGAGATGGTCGAGTTCATGGAAAAGGTTTCGGCCTCCGCTGATAAATCTGAAGAACTCACCGTAGAGGAGCGTAACCTTCTCTCCGTTGCTTACAAGAACGTTATCGGCGCCCGTAGAGCCTCGTGGCGTATAATTTTGTCCATTGAACAGAAAGAGGAGAGCCGTGGAAACGAAGACCACGTGTCTACGATCCGAGATTACCGTTCAAAGATCGAGAGTGAGCTTTCCTCGATCTGCGACGGGATCTTGAAGCTGCTCGACTCGCGGCTCATTCCCTTGGCTTCAACTGGTGACTCTAAAGTTTTTTATCTGAAAATGAAAGGGGATTACCATAGGTACCTGGCCGAGTTTAAGACTGGAGCCGAGCGAAAGGAAGCCGCCGAGAGTACTCTCACAGCATACAAATCCGCCCAG GATATTGCAAACACAGAACTCGCTCCAACTCATCCGATCCGTCTAGGATTGGCTCTCAACTTTTCTGTGTTCTACTATGAGATTCTGAATTCTCCTGATCGCGCTTGCAATCTTGCCAAACAG GCTTTTGATGAGGCAATTGCCGAGTTGGATACCCTTGGTGAAGAGTCATATAAGGATAGCACTTTGATTATGCAACTGCTCCGTGACAACCTCACTCTTTGGACCTCCGACATGCAG GATGATGGAGCGGATGAGATTAAAGAAGCACCCAAGCCTGAAACTGAACAACAGTGA
- the LOC123203694 gene encoding VQ motif-containing protein 9 has product MDKSCHSSADNITSSTTTNSRDHYLKQLNKLSHKISKPPAAAAASASVSTNNPIIKKPTSTFDQNQNQPPQPQPQHQPPVYNINKNDFRAVVQKLTGSPNHERFSTPPPIHQPKPPSSRLQRIRPPPLAHVSNRPPPMLPCAPSNTNFIPRSTAPLSPLPPLPAVHAAAESPVSAYMRYLKNSISTTDPNAKPQFSGFSPLAPLVSPRWNNLTDTSQQQGVTAPPTAQQQMLQSESQPQPQPQPQPQPQPQFQLPTSPLPFGCLNSPRSPYPLLSPSLLFSPTSGQLNFPLSPTVPIPSPTWRGL; this is encoded by the coding sequence ATGGATAAAAGCTGTCATTCTTCAGCTGACAACATTACCTCCTCCACCACTACCAATAGTAGAGATCATTATCTCAAGCAGCTTAATAAGCTTTCTCACAAGATTTCTAAACCCcccgccgccgccgccgcctCCGCCTCTGTTAGTACTAATAATCCCATCATCAAGAAACCCACTTCCACTTTTGACCAGAATCAAAATCAACCCCCTCAGCCGCAACCCCAACATCAGCCACCGGTCTACAATATCAACAAGAACGATTTCAGAGCTGTGGTACAGAAACTTACTGGGTCGCCCAATCACGAGCGGTTTTCAACTCCTCCACCTATACACCAACCTAAGCCTCCCAGTTCTCGTCTCCAGCGCATCCGTCCTCCGCCCCTCGCGCACGTTAGCAACCGTCCCCCTCCCATGCTACCATGCGCACCCAGTAATACCAACTTCATCCCGCGGTCCACGGCTCCTTTATCGCCTCTTCCTCCTCTTCCGGCTGTGCACGCTGCGGCTGAATCTCCAGTTTCGGCCTACATGCGGTACCTAAAGAATTCAATATCGACAACCGATCCGAATGCCAAGCCACAATTCTCGGGATTCTCTCCCCTGGCTCCGTTAGTTTCGCCCCGATGGAACAACTTAACTGATACATCTCAACAGCAGGGGGTCACTGCCCCGCCGACAGCACAGCAACAGATGCTACAATCAGAGTCACAGCCCCAACCACAGCCACAGCCACAGCCACAGCCGCAGCCTCAGTTTCAACTTCCGACTTCACCGCTGCCATTCGGTTGCTTAAATTCACCGCGGTCACCTTACCCTTTACTTTCTCCCAGTCTGTTGTTCTCACCCACGTCGGGCCAGTTAAATTTTCCGCTTTCGCCGACAGTGCCGATTCCTAGTCCTACATGGAGAGGGCTttga